TCTTATCCTCTACCCTCTACCCACCCTTATCCAGGATGGAGCTCAAGCTCCTAGGTtgataaaactattttttttattttttgatgaagaGGGACGCAAAACCATCCGgcctttattagaaaaataaaatttacatatactatttataaagaatttacaaacaaaaaaataaaaaacttttaCAAAAAGTAGTGGTCTATAAGTAGATCTATTAAACTATTCAATAAGTTGAACAATCTCATATGCGATTTGAAGGATCTCTATATCTTCAATATGCAACTAGATCGATAAAACTATTGCTCGTCGTATAACTAAAGATTGAAGCGAGAGCCGACACTACGTGTGATCAAACCTCCGCCCCTTGTTTGAAGAAGTAAAGACCATACTAAAGGTAGATTGCAGTACCCACTTAAGATCAAGACTCGGGATGAAataataaattctgattttcATATGGGAGCTTCCACATTTTAATGTTCCACTTTTTTATGTAATGATTAGACTGAAAGAACATTAAACAACCTAAGAAAATCCATCTAGACCCATCACTTCAAAAAACTGAGTAAACAAATTTAAGAATGCCAACTAATTTAGTtggtatttaattaaaaaaagagaaaaatggtTCAATTGGTTGATTCACTAGGGATTGGATATCAATGACTGAATCCTAACCTTCACCATAATTTGTGATCTCAACAGATTTCGATGGACTTTTTGCCTATCTTTTGAtgtaatatgaaaaaaatagcAAATCCATCTATTTTCTAAAAACAATAATTAGATTAGGTAGGTAGCTCAAACTAAACCGAGCCAGACTTACATCAAGCAAATTCCCTAGACTGCTAAACCAATAAGCAATCATAGTGAAAAGGAGCAAGATTTACATAAAGTACATCTGGCCTGAAAGCAAGGCAAGATATCATCTTACAGCCCAAATTGTAGAATTTTTTCACAGCTAAAGCATATGTCTGATCATAATAAATAGCATCAGATAATTACACTATAGCACTTTCCTTTCCTGCTTTAAAACGATCCACTCCCAGTTGAATAGGTGCAGTAAAATATCTACAATCCAATTTggagatatggtggatttttgtAGGCTGCAAAGAAATGAGTTTTTTCCATAAAAAACATACCTCTCCGATAATTAAGACAAGGCCTAGAGTTGCTGGGCCAATAAGAttgattattaaaaaaatctcaatttatttgttttcttatgaaacataaacatCAATGAGTAtggatgatattttttttttccatttataCGTCTCATCCACCATAGAATTATCAGTGCAGAGATTTTGAAAGTTTTGTAGTTTTGAGCAAGTAACATCCTACATCTTGTCAAATCAAAACAAATATAATTGAAGGCAACAACTGGACTGGAGTTTTCTACTACGATTATAGTTTCCAACCTGACGGCTTATGTACATGGGCCGGGCTTGGGCCAGATATCCAGAACCTGCAGGCGAATTCCTTCGGCGGCTTTACGCGAATGATGGAAATGGGTTGTCAGGGGCCCAAGGATACCTCGGGCCGAACGAAATGCATATGTTTGGATGAGAACAGCATATGCTCCAAAGGAAATCCAATTTATCTTGGTCTTAGAGGATCTAAAGACCATTCCTCGTAgcaagaggggaaaaaaagaagaagaaagaaagaaaaagctaaGGATCAGGACTAATCAGAAAGGGCTCCGAGGCGATGTCTCTCCATAAAAGTGAAATCACCACGCTTGGCTAGAAATACCCGAATAAGCTGTCTCAAGAAATATCGCGGTGATGCTTCCTTTTCCAAAGCCTTTTGAGTAGTTTTCCGCCTTCCCAGTCTTGTGAATCTTGTGCTCCTTGTAGCCCAATACAGCTTGCAGATACTTCAAAACAAACGAGTTTCCATCACAGCATACCTTGCTGTCAGCTACAACTGGTTCGAAGTTTTCTAGGGCAGTTAAAATATTGTTTGCTGTGAAACCTGATGTTAGGATCCTCCTCGTACACAACGTAAAGGTAATTGCAGTCGGTGAGTTGTATGATTTCCCATAGGTTTTACCATATGCGAAAAATATGGAGGTGAAGATTAACCGGTGCGACTCCTAGCTGCGTCCACAAGGCCTTCAATCATTAGCCTGAGGAAGATTCCAAGCAATGAAGCTTGCAAGTTATAGTGTTGAAGATATTTAATCTAAAATATCTTCCATGTTTACTTGCATGCAGGATTCCGTATTCCCAATATCTTATTCATTGATCCGTGCCTCTGCTGAAACGCCCTTTTTTTTGCCTCGAATTCTAATCCTAATCCCTTGACAAGGTCCTTTTCCTTCCCGTGAGTTGGACTTAAATATAAACTAGTGAACTCTCATGAAAACAGGGAAATAATCCCAAGAATTTAATGGTAGCGCCTGTTTAATTAGATGAGTGGCCCAACTGCCACCGAGCCCCTCCATATGAACGCAAAGTTTTTGGCACTATTCCTTCTTTTCAAGAATTCTTAGCATTGCTTGCTGTCAACTTCCAAAGAGTTTCCGGTACAAATGACAAGTTCTCGTGTCATCATGCTCGATACATATCTATTCTTCGCAAGACCTCgtcttattttatttatattttgaattGACTGAAAAAATGGCCCCTGGTGGTGTTCACACTAATTCCTTCATGCCACCTTATCTAAGGAACTTCCAGGGTAAGTAGGGGCACCAAATATGTGAACATGAGCGATACTCTTCTTCATTAACCGATGCCCATAAGACATGGTGAGGTGACACGCCCATGGCCCCCCACATTGGAATTATTTGCGCCCGCTGCCTCCATTAACCATACGCGGGTTCGGCCCCTTTCTCGCTTTTGTCGCCTATTGGACTCCTTGAGTAGACGATACCAAATCTTCCCTGTGATCTGGCTCTTGTCGGCATATATTAATTTATGGACAAGAGGGGAAAAATgagcttatatatatatatatatatatatatatatatatatatatatatatatatatatatatatatatatatatatatatatatatatatatatatatatatatatatatatatttaggtGGATGATTCATACCGTTTTAGTACAGATGCAACTCAATCAACAACCCCGTTGGCCTCTTTATACACATTCATAGCCTATAAGGCTATCTTGTCATATATCATGATCGAGATATCTCGAAGCAGGGGGTGACACTCGCCCACACTACTAGCGCTCCGCTGAATCTAGCCAATAACCATAGCTGAATCACCCTCAAGTTGTATCGCTCTAACCCACAGCACTCGCCGAGCATAGTCTAATTCTATGCAGATTGTTCTCAGCTCAGTCCTTATTACCACTTTAAAATCCGGACTTCTGATAACAAACTCTGCACCTCTCATGTCGCTGTacacatcaaaattaatcttgtgGAAGCTCAAGAGTTGTGAAAAATAAGCTTGAGATGACGAAAGATAACATTCCTTGGACGCCTGCAGTTTGAACAAGGGAAACCATAGCAAAAGCCATGACATCTAGTTTGGACACCTGCAGTTTGAACAGGGGAAACCATAGCAAAAGCCATGACATCTAGCGTTAGCTATTGATGGCAATTATAGCAGAAGAGCTGCTTGCTATAGTCCCAATAGCGTGGGAAAGGAAACGGCTGAACGACAAGCCAGCAAAAAATGGTCCTTTTCCTAAAGGAAAACTATACATCATCTAGTGTGGGAAAGGAAGGGGTTGATCAATCAGTAGCACAAACttttttaacaaagaaattcccTTCCAGCTGGTTAACTCAGCAAAACATGAATTAAAGAAAAGATCACTTTTGTTTGGCAGTCAAATAATGTACGCAGACTCTAAGATGTGTTCGGATGTCGGGTATAGATTACATAAATATGAAACAACAACTTCTCTATTGCCTATATTCTTCGGGCCATCTGAACCTTTTGACTCTAGAAACTGGCAAAAAGCTAAAGTGTGAAATTGTCATTAGTTCGACTTCAAGTGTGGTGGCAACAAAAGGGTGCCAGCTCTTCGACATCTCGATTTCAGGCGTAGAGTTACGGGTAGCTTGGATAAGATTGCGTTATGCACGGCATGTGCTGCAGGCGACTCCATCCTCTCGGAGTGGGGATTCAACCATCATGATTAGCTGGGTTCGAAGGGGCCCATACAGTGATAGAGAAGTTCATTTCTTGCTCCACGATATTTGATTGACCGCGGACTGGGTGGCGGCATTTGTAGCGCGTTACTCAAGAGGCGCCCTATGGATTGGAGAGGATGAGATGCCTGGTATATTCTGGGACTTTTTGTTTGCCGATTCTACTAGATGTATTCGTATCCGTATTGTATGATACATctgtttcagcaaaaaaaaaaaaattgccatTAGTATTCCAATGGTGATCCAACAAAAAATGAAGCGTAAATTCTCTCTAAAAATATTTCCGTGGGACTCCCACAATTAATGTCGAACTTTAGCTCCGAACTCTTTAGCTTAGAACTCGGGGACTATCACAAAAGCTGAGCTATTTTAACATCAAaatgtgaaattatgcataaaaatgaataattaatattttcttttgaaaaaagtagcttcatcaaaatccaAGCAGGTGGcagtcaatttttctttttatccttTTCCTCCTTTTACGACGCACGTACCGTAAGAATGGGCAACTCGTGGAATCCGGAATGCAGGATTGGGAAGGCTGGGGCCACATTGGGTGGTGTGCATCACACCACCGCCGTCGCCACCACCACCTACTAGAGAAAAAGGGAATGGAAAGTGGGCAAAATCCAAACCCAACCTCACCCACCCATCAGCATCGCCATGTGTTTCACCAAAACCACACAAACCAAATCCTCACAACTCACTACTGCGTACCCACCCTTCCATCATGTCACCGTCCTCCTCCATTTCAAACGTCGATCCCTATTATCCCCAACGCATGTGATTGGCCTTTATAGTTTTATTGCCCCAGTGGCAGCCCCACTTGCCTCAGGCCCTCAGTCCCATCCCCTGGGCCCTGACTCGCTAAAATAATTGCAGGATCCACCGCTGTTCCTTGTCATTGTTTGCCGTCCATCGTCATGACATGCGTTCCCATCCATTCTTTTATGGCCTACTTGTGAGGTACGATCCTGAGCCTTGCCACCATTTCAACGGGGTCTTCCccattgtttatttgttattaGGCAGATGGAAACGGTTCAGAAAGATGGTCTGGAACTGCCTACTAATTAGGAACATACTGAGTAGAAAAgttgtcaattttttttttttgatatatgtGGACTGGTCGGATTCGGTGGAGACAGTCGCCCATGTTTTGTTTGAGTGCCCAAGGGCAGCTCAAGTTTGGAAGAGgacattattttttctttcgggGTCTGGTGTTGTACCGAGGGACTTTCTACGACAGGTGAGGTCTGCCATTTGATCTTCGAGCACTATAAGGTGGGGTATTACTGTCGTCTACTTAGCTTATCATATTTGGCTAGATAGAAATGCTAGAGTCTTCGAAGACAGGAGGGCACCCCTGAGGTCTGTTGTAGAATGGGCTCTCCATCAGGCAGTAAAGATCATTAAAATTGTTGGGTTTGATTCATCTACGATGGCTAGGGACATTTGGAACCCCCTCTTCACTGCCACAATGCCTAGGTTTGCTTTTATttcttgggagcccccaccttCTAGCCATCTTAAGATAAATTTTGATGGGAGCCCGCCCACCAGCGGCGATAGTGCTGAAGTGgcatttgtgatcagagaccaaTGCTCCAGGCTGATTGCTGCGGAAGAATGTCGTTACTGCGAGGCTTTTGCTTTTGAGACGGAGCTTAGGACTGCATGGGAGGGGCTGGCTGGCTGTATCATTCTGGAGGAAAATTCTATCTCGTTGACTGAGGCTTACGGGATGAGGGGTGGGATGAGGCAGAGCACCCGCTCCTAGGCGACATACGACGGATGCTGCGGGAGTTTCATGCTGCCCAGGTCAGGCATGTCCTTCGAGAGACCCAGCAGTTTTCCGTTTCTTTTACTTTGTGTAGTCTTCTTGCCAGTAATGCAGTTGATTGTGTCCATACCGATGTAccttatataataataataataataaaataaaaaataaaaaagaaagaccgGTAGGTGCACATGGCTCGAGTGTTAGTGGTGCGTGTATAACGACCCATCTCGCACTATAAAAGCCAAACCTTGCTCATTTGGGACATAACTCCCATCCCTTCCGATTTCCTTTATTCCAGTGCTATAGCTTTCTACTACTTTTTCACAGATCGTTTCTTTCGCGAGCTAGCAAGATGGCATCCATCCCTACTGAGAGCTGGGACTGCAACTTGGAGGACAAAAACTTGGAAAGGCTCGGGGTGGCGCCGGAGGTTGACGGCGCCCTTCTCATGGAATTGCTCGAGGAGTCATACGCCGACGAGGCCGAGGATGACCAGCTAAGATGCGTCATGCGATCTCTGGAAGCGGAGATCAACCATGCCGATCCGATGGTGCTCGGCGATGGTGAGTCCACCACCGGCCCTCATGGCGATATCGCGGATGGTGGGATTTGGGAGGATATATTATCGGATTTTAATAGCTATGATGGTTGGAGATCGCCAGCATACCTGGTAGAGGACCCTTTTGATTTGGTGGACATGGAGGTGGGTAATGGCGTGGGGAATTGGTGCATGGAAGTAGGGGCGTGCGAGGGTGATATGGTTGCGTATGGAGAGCTAAGAGAGTACGGTGGCTTTTACTATGGTGAGGGCGCCATGGAGCAAGCTTATAGTCCGTTGTGGCAGTGAGTTtgatctttgtacttaggtGAGGAAGtggaatcttttttttctttcttttttcacgAAAATAGATTCACCGATCATAATAAATTCTCAATTTTATCATGAAATAGAttgatttttatgtttttaatcCAGTCTCAAAAAGGTTTCATGCTTTTAATCATTACATTAAGAAAAATTTGTTGAACATATCCAGAGTCCGGGCGATACGGCTGCAACCAGTTCAAATCCGGGTGGCGTTCTCACCTCCCTTTACCTCAGAAAAAAAGGGACAAAAAAGAAGACAGTTGGACAGTCAAATCGATCATTCAAACTGTTCGAATTTTGTTGGGCGGAAATTACAAAATTTTCCTTTGTTTGGTTCGCTAATCGCGCTGTGCTTGGGTCAGAAGCCAACTCAAAAATTTGAGAAAGTATGAAAGAGATCTAAGTCGCGGATCCTGAACAAACTAACGGCTATAAAATTCAAGACACACACATacaccttttttattttttaaattaggaCGCCCAAGTTTATATCTTCCTATCTTATACCCATCCTATCTCTTGAGAGCTAACTCTAACAAAATTCAAACAATTAACTCCCTTACCCTAGTGGCAAGAGATCATATCATCCGAGAAAGCATTGGGCCGTAAATATCAAGATATGATCATTGCAAGTAAAATTAAGCCCGAGTAAATAGAGTTCTTAACTGTAATAAAATTCTCTAAAAAATTGTTTTGCATCAATTTGGGTCCCAATTATCAAATAAAGACTTGTGAATCAATATTAAAcattttaatgattttgcttactCAAAAGAGACTTACATACTAGAGTTTTGTGAGACTATCTATAAGACCATCAAATATATCATAAGTTTTTGTCTCACATACAAGGAATGATAACTTGATGATGTCGCATGTGTATATGAAGAATAAGAATTATTGACATATGAATAAATCTTAAATTTAGACTGTATAAAGCTATGTAGGCAGAGTTAGATGTAGCTCGAGTTGTGTATACAGACTAACCTACTTTTTTGGATGTTCGCAATTTGAGTTGCATAGTAAATTGAGTCAACCATTAAAGTACAATTTAGGTCTGATTTGCGATAGGTCCATCTACAGTAAGAATAGACAAAGGACAAGTTATAGCAGCTCTCGAGTAGGCATCTTAAcaaaaagtatatatatatatatatatattctttcttCTATTCAGATCGAAGCCCTAGAACCCCTCCATCATTCCAATCCAATATTGCCTCCTAACACTATCAGCCCCATGCCTCGCCAAATTTCCCTTCTCAACCCCCCATCAGACCTCCTCTAACTTCCCTCGCAGGCCCTCCCTAACCTCCCTTTTCCATGCGCTATACCAGACCTCTCTCAACCTCCCTCACCCACACCTCGCcagccctctctcttcttccattGCCAATGCCCCGCACAGTGGTGACAACCTCACCTTCCCTACCTCATACCACCACTCAAGTGACCAATGACTAGGTCCCATCTTGGTCAACAGGGAGGCAGCTGATCCCATTGAAATCTCCCGACGGCCGCAAAAGGGATTGAATCACATATAACTCAAGCGCATTAGCTTGAGCTGCATTGCAGCTTTGCCTGCAAGACTCCAAACAGTCTTTTCTAAGAAAGTTTGCACCTTTAATGACCATCAAGCTCCCACATTTTTGGTCAAGCGAAAAATCGAAGGCTTGCTCCGATGCCTACCCTCTGGATCTCTCTTTGGTCATCCAATAACCACACTGCCGGACTTTCATCCTTTGCTGACTAAAATAGATCTCTATGATCTTACCTCGTTAAAGATATTGTAACCTTTTCATCTAGTTGTAAAGACAATGGTTTcttacaaaaacaaaaaagaagtgGCTAATTTTCTCTCATGTGTCCAAAATATCACGGCTAGAGACCCCCATTTCCATTTTTCATAACGATAAACTTCAGAAAATCTCTTCTGCTGCTGGAAATTCTATCCAAATTAGAAGCCATCATGTATGCACCTGCTTGATAACCATAAGTCCTATTAACTGTGGTCCTTTCCCTATATGTTGAGGACTATTTCTTTTCTAGATTCATAATTTTTAGGTCACAATAAAGCAGTTTTATCATTTTATCGCACCGATAAAGCAGTCGTaacttccaaaattaatatatgacATATCGGATGCATTATTTTTGCCCATCTATACAAACCATTAACATCCATGATGAAGTCACTTTTGTAACAATTTTATTATTCAACTATTCATGGTTGAAGTCTTTCTCAAAAAACTATTCATGGGGGAAGTATTAAGACATCAGCCCGTTACAATCAAAACAGCAAAAGCACAAATCAGGGAATAGCTGAGTGTACGCGGCATGTAAATCCTCTTGCATTTGGCACCCAAGAAATAGGCTAGCTTACAAAGGATCAGCTGCCAACCAAATCAGCACAAGCAGCGGGTCACAGCACAAAGCAATGCTAGAGCaacaaaatcaatagtctgaccGCTAAAGTTGACTACTACCTTACAAAGAACTTCTATTGCATGTAGGGCTGAAAATGGACTCGGGCTAGGTCTGAAAAAGTTTAGACTGGACTTAAATATCGAGCCTATTTATTTTTCGGGCTAGGCTCAAATATATCATTGGCCTGAGCCCGGGCCCGACCCAAGCCCAAGCTTAAGCCTAAATAAGGCCCGAAATAGAGCCCAAATTCAGGTCTACgttaatttatttttgtatattattatttaaagagAATAATgtggaagtaaaaaaaaatttagccgAAAATAATGAATCATGTATCATTTACTTATATTGCAGAAGAGAGCCTAATTTTTAACTAATACATTTACTTATGAagcaatattataaaatattaaacttTAATCAGAATCGAATCGGACATATCTGTGGCCCAAACGGACTATTCGGGCGGGCCCAATCTGGTTCGAGTTGGGCTTAAGTTTAAAttattcaaatttttttaaaactacTCCCAGCCCAAAGCCCAAAAAAAATTCGGGCAAGATTCAAGTTGGGGCATGACCTCGCCCAGACCAGCCCACTTCCATGGTTCCACCCAATCAGCACATTTGCCTCTGTTGCGATCAAAGACTGCAGGGCAAAAACTGAAGGTAAACAGTAAAAATATTTAGCCAAATTGAAACAATAAAAATGTTTAGCCGAACTGTGATCAAAGAACTGCAAATCAAGAAAGGAgaataaacaacaaaaaatgttaagccaaaattttcaaagatAAGGCAGTTTCAGTGGAAACCCTACAAAAAATTTAGGGCCTATATGGATGGTCTCGCTTTTGTTTTAACAAACCGACACAAAAAATTGGACCGGACCGAACAACCCATATTTGGATCGTTGAAAAAACCTTCAGACTTTAGAAGCCTCGGCCAATTCTGGGCCTGCCCCAATGAAGCCCATGGCCCGTAGGCCTAAATTTGGATACCCAGTCTTAATTTCTCCCATTTGCTCGACTGAGAACAGTTGCACAGCCAATTATTTAGCTGCGATGCAAGCGTAAACTAGAAAGCAGTTGaccattttttcccctttttttaaaTCACATCGATAATTTCTTTTGAGGACGCCATTTCTTTGCTAACTTGGAAGTAAAAGTTTCCGATTCATAT
This is a stretch of genomic DNA from Phoenix dactylifera cultivar Barhee BC4 chromosome 9, palm_55x_up_171113_PBpolish2nd_filt_p, whole genome shotgun sequence. It encodes these proteins:
- the LOC103699609 gene encoding uncharacterized protein LOC103699609, translated to MASIPTESWDCNLEDKNLERLGVAPEVDGALLMELLEESYADEAEDDQLRCVMRSLEAEINHADPMVLGDGESTTGPHGDIADGGIWEDILSDFNSYDGWRSPAYLVEDPFDLVDMEVGNGVGNWCMEVGACEGDMVAYGELREYGGFYYGEGAMEQAYSPLWQ